The window GCTCGGCCAGGCGCGGCTCTGCCCGCCCACCGTGGACCAGCTCGCCGCGGCCGCGGCCTACACCGCGCCGCCGAGCTACCTCGAGGGCGTGCTCACGGAGTACCAGCAGCGGCGCGACCTGCTGTTCGACGCCCTCAGCGGCATCGACGGCGTCACCACCTTCAAGCCCGCCGGCGCTTTCTACACCGTGGCCAAGCTGCCCGTGGCCGACGCCGAGAAGTTCGCCATCTGGCTGCTCACGGACTTCCGCCACGAAGGCAGGAGCGTCATGGTGGCCCCGGCCAGCGGCTTCTACGCCACCGAGGGCGCCGGGCTCAACGAGGTGCGCATCGCCTACGTCCTGAAGCGCGAGGATCTCGACGGCGCGATGCAGGTGCTCGCCGCCGCGCTCGAGGCCTACTCGGGCTAGGCGCGCCGGCGCGCGGTCTGTGCTATCCTTGGACCGTCCACGGGAGGTCCGCATGTCACGGCTCGCGCTCGTCGCCCTCGCCCTGCTGCTCGCCACCGCCGCCGCTGCCTCCCCGCTTCCGCGAAGCGGAGACCAGCCCCGTGCGCCCATGGCGCGCGGGGACATTGTCGAGGACTTCGAGTCCGGCAGCGTCACCCTCGACAGCTACCCCGGCCAGGACGCCGAGCCCGGCGCCTGGGAGCTCATCACCAGCGGCACCCACGAAGGCAGCGCCTTTTCGCTGCGCATCTTCGGCAACAGCTGGAAGACCGAGAGCGTCTCGCCGCGCGTGGTGACGGCCGGCACGGTGTGGCAGGTGGCGGTCCACGTCGAGGACGTGGGCGAGATGCAGGCTTTCGGCGTGGGCGACGGCGCCAACGAGCTGCTCTACACGCTGGCCGGCGACCAGCTGCCGACGGGCCCCACCTGGTGGACGGTCTACCAGGGCGCCTTCCCCACGGGCGAGTGGCGCGTCTACCTGCTCCCGATCGGCGAGGACTGGCAGGCCACGCACGGTTACCTGCCGACGGTGGACCGCCTGATCTTCGTCAACGACAACGACGACGGCGGGCAGGGCGAGACGCGCTTCGATGCGGTGGTGGACGTCACCGACGACCTGCCCGTGCCGCCCACGGTCGACGCCACCTACACCGTGACCGCGCTCACCCGGCTCGCCGCCGACCGCTGGCGCGCGGGCGTGCAGTTCGACGCCACGGTCACCGACCCCGACTCGCCCAGCCACGAGTACTTCTGGGACTTCGGCGACGGCACGAGCAGCGCCGAGCCCGCGCCCTATCACGACTTCGTCGTGCAGGCCGACTACCACTACGCGGTGGGGCTGATCGTCACCGATCCGGACGGCCTCACCGGCGGCGACACCTGTCAGGTGGCCGTGGAGCCCGGCGAGAGCCAGGGACCGATCACGGTGAACTTCGTCGGCGACATCATGATAGGTCGCAGCTACGAAAGCCCTGGGGGCATCATCGCCACGCAGGGCGTCGACGCGATCTTCGCGCCCAGCAAGCCCATCTTCGCCGACGCCGCCGACCTCAGCGTCTGCAACCTGGAGTGCGCCTTCACGGACCAGGGGACGGCCCATCCCACCAAGAGCGTCGTCTTCCGCGCGCGCCCGGAGAACTTCGTGGGAGTGGCCAACGCGGGCATCGATCTGTGCGACCTGGGCAACAATCACATCGTGGACTACGGCGAGATCGGCATGCTGCAGACCCAGCAGCTCTGCGACGATGCGGGCATCGCCTGGATGGGCGCCGGCTCCGACGACCGCCGCGCCCTCGCGTCCGCCTTCCTCAGCGAGCGGGGCATCCGCCTCGGCTTCCTCGGCCTCTCCAACCGCACCGGCCGGCGCTGGAACTACCAGCCCTTCCTCGACGCCGGCGCCAGCAAGCCGGGCTTCGCCTATCTGATCCCCAAGAACCTCGAGGAGGCCATCGACGCGGTGCGGGACGAGGCCGACATCGTGATCGTGCAGACCCACAGCGGCAACGAGTACGAGACCCAGGGCGCGCCCGACGAGGGCGAGCCCGGCGGCGCCAAGTCCCTGCCCGGCGGCTCGCTGCCGCTGGTCGAACCGCCGGTCGAGGCCGCGGCGCCCGTGCCCGGCGCGCCCGAACTGCGCTTCCGCAACGAGCCGCTCCCCTCGGAGCGCGAGCTGCGGCGGGAGGCGATCGACCTGGGCGCGGACGTCCTCATCAACCACCATCCCCACGTGCTGCAGGGCTTCGAGTCCTACGACGGCAAGCTGATCGCCCACAGCCTCGGCAACTTCATCTTCGACCTCTACTATCCCGAGACCCTGCCCACCGTGGTGCTGACGCTGGAGATCGAGAAGACGGGCATCACGGGCTACACGCTCACGCCGGCCTGGATCGACGACTACATCACCCGGCCGGCCACGGGCCGCCTGGGCCGCGAGATCCTCGACATGCTCGCCGACTACTCGCTGCCCATGGGCGCGCTGGTGGCGGTGGATCCGTCCACCGACCGCGCGCGCATCCATCTGGATCCGGCGAGCGCGCCGAGCAGCGCCGAACTGGTGCAGGCCGCGCTGCCCTTCCGCGCGGACGGCGCCGCGGCCGTGAGCCGGCCCCTCGAGCTGGCGGGGCAGGGCTCGCTGTCGCGGCTGGTCTCGCTCGCGGGCGACGGCCTCGGGGCCTGGGAGTACCGCGTGGGCCGCGAGCTGCTCTGGCACGGCGGCTTCGAGGACGAGGGCGCGTCGCTCTGGGACGTCAACACGGCCGACGAATGGTACGACGACACCGAGTCCGTGGCGGGGGCGCGCTCCCTCGCGCTGCGCCGCAGCGAGAGCGACGGCGTGGCCGCGGGCACGGACCTCGACCGCCACCTGCCCTGCGACGCCACCCGCGAGCACAGCGCCCTGGGCTGGATGAAGGGCGCGAACGCCTACGGCGCGAACGTGCTCGTGCGCTTCTACCCCGAGCGCAACGCGGGCAGTCCCGTCAGCAGCGAGGCGCTCGGCCCCGCGCTCGACGGCACCGTCGACTGGTTCGACCAGTGGATCGACCTGACCACGCCCGCCGAGGGCAACTGGTTCGAGCTGCGCTGCACGCTCGACCCGCCGCCGGGGGCCATCGCGCACGCCTGGTTCGACGAGCTCAAGTTCGTGGAGTGGGAACCCTGGCAGCCGGGTGGCGGCGACGTGGACGTCCCCCATCCGGGCAACCTGCGCTTCGTGCAGTTCCGCAGCGCGAATCCGGCGCTGACGGAGGCCACGCTCGTCTACGAGGAGACGCGCTACGCGCAGGACCTCACCGGGCTGCCGGGCGAAGCCGCGCCCCCCGCCGCGGGCACGCTGGAGCAGAACTTCCCCAACCCCTTCAATCCCAGCACGCGGCTCACGCTGTCCCTGCCGGCCGGCGCCGCCCCCACGGCGACGCGCCTGACCGTGCACGACGTGCAGGGACGTCAGGTGGCCACGCTCTTCGACGGCGCGCTCGCCCCCGGCCAGCGCCTGTCCCTCGACTGGGATGGCCGCGACGACGGCGGCCACCGCCTTGCCAGCGGCGTCTACTTCGCACGCGCCCGCTTCGGCGATCGCAGCGAGACGCGGAAGCTCGTCCTGCTGCGCTAACTCGGAGAAAAAGCTCGGGTTCAGGACTCCCCGTCGCGTCACGCCGCGGCGGGGGACTCCGTATGTGCTGCGTTACGGCTTCGGCCGAGAATTTCCGACAAGCAGTGGACTGTGCCGATGTGGTAAAATCAAGGCTACCCCTGCAGGTCCTGTAGCAAGCGGGACCGACCCGTCCGGATGTCGCCGAGTGTAGGCGGTGGGCATTCGGAATCACCGATCAATCAACGAGCTCGACCAAGAGGATGTACAGATGACTCAGAAGCCGCGCGTACGGCATTTCGCGCCTATCCTGACTCTGCTCACCCTGCTGGCCACCCTTCCCGCCTCGGCCGCCGTCATCGAGAAAGACCTGCCCCTCGACGAGGCCTGGCGCAGCGACACCCCCACCGGTCGCTGGCTGGCGGAAGTTGTGGCGAACCCCGAGGCCGACAGCAGTCTGCCTCCCACCCTGACCTGGTACTGGCTGCTGCCCGAAGGCGAGCAGCTCGCCAGCGCCACTCTCATCGACGTCGATGAGAGCACCGTCGCCCCGCTCTCCCGCTCGCCCCGGCGCCTGCCGCTGCTCGGCGACAGCGGGACCCCCACCGTCCAGCGCGGCGGCGACCTGCTCTGGTCCGACGACTTCGACCTGGAGATCGGCCCGCCCCAGCAGATCCACGGACGGCAGGTGCAGGCCATCACCCTTCACCCCTTCCGGGAGAGCCAGGGCGCGCTGCGCGCGCTCCGCGGCGCCACGCTGCGCCTGGAGACCGGCGTCGGCGACGCGCTGCCCGTGCTGCAGCCCCTGCGCGCGGACTTCCCCCTGCGCCAGCGCCTGCTGAACGCTCTCGGCGACCGCCTGCTCAACCCCGAGTCCCTGCCCGCGCCCATCCTGCGCGTGGGCGGCGACGGCTTCCCCACCGACGTCCCCGGCCTCGACGGCGCGGCCGTGGACATGGTGATCGTCACCGTGGACTCCTTCGCGGACCTCTGCCAGGTCTACGCCAACTCGCGGACCAATCAGGGCGTGCCGACCGTGGTGCGCACGCTGGAGTGGATGGCCGAGCACTACCCGCACGGCAGCGACCGCGCGGAGATGCTGCGCAACTTCGCCATCGACGCCTACTCCAAGTGGTCGCTGCGCGACCTGCTGCTGGTGGGCGACGCCGCGCAGATTCCGCCGCGCTACGCCTATACCGGCATCTTCGGCGCCCAGGGCTACACGGCCCCCACCGACATGTACTTCGCCTGCCTGGACGGCGACTGGAACGCCGACCACGACGCCTTCTGGGCCGAGGCGGCCGACACCGCTTCCAGCGACCCGGGCGACGTGGTGGACTGGCTCGCCGAACTCAACGTGGGCCGCCTGCCGGCCGGTACGCGCAGTCAGTGCCAGGTCCTGCTGGCCAAGCAGACCACCTATCGCAACGCGACGATGACGCCCTACCAGGATCGCATCCTGATGCTGGGCGAGGTGCTCTTCCCCACCAACTGGG of the Candidatus Latescibacterota bacterium genome contains:
- a CDS encoding CapA family protein, whose product is MSRLALVALALLLATAAAASPLPRSGDQPRAPMARGDIVEDFESGSVTLDSYPGQDAEPGAWELITSGTHEGSAFSLRIFGNSWKTESVSPRVVTAGTVWQVAVHVEDVGEMQAFGVGDGANELLYTLAGDQLPTGPTWWTVYQGAFPTGEWRVYLLPIGEDWQATHGYLPTVDRLIFVNDNDDGGQGETRFDAVVDVTDDLPVPPTVDATYTVTALTRLAADRWRAGVQFDATVTDPDSPSHEYFWDFGDGTSSAEPAPYHDFVVQADYHYAVGLIVTDPDGLTGGDTCQVAVEPGESQGPITVNFVGDIMIGRSYESPGGIIATQGVDAIFAPSKPIFADAADLSVCNLECAFTDQGTAHPTKSVVFRARPENFVGVANAGIDLCDLGNNHIVDYGEIGMLQTQQLCDDAGIAWMGAGSDDRRALASAFLSERGIRLGFLGLSNRTGRRWNYQPFLDAGASKPGFAYLIPKNLEEAIDAVRDEADIVIVQTHSGNEYETQGAPDEGEPGGAKSLPGGSLPLVEPPVEAAAPVPGAPELRFRNEPLPSERELRREAIDLGADVLINHHPHVLQGFESYDGKLIAHSLGNFIFDLYYPETLPTVVLTLEIEKTGITGYTLTPAWIDDYITRPATGRLGREILDMLADYSLPMGALVAVDPSTDRARIHLDPASAPSSAELVQAALPFRADGAAAVSRPLELAGQGSLSRLVSLAGDGLGAWEYRVGRELLWHGGFEDEGASLWDVNTADEWYDDTESVAGARSLALRRSESDGVAAGTDLDRHLPCDATREHSALGWMKGANAYGANVLVRFYPERNAGSPVSSEALGPALDGTVDWFDQWIDLTTPAEGNWFELRCTLDPPPGAIAHAWFDELKFVEWEPWQPGGGDVDVPHPGNLRFVQFRSANPALTEATLVYEETRYAQDLTGLPGEAAPPAAGTLEQNFPNPFNPSTRLTLSLPAGAAPTATRLTVHDVQGRQVATLFDGALAPGQRLSLDWDGRDDGGHRLASGVYFARARFGDRSETRKLVLLR